ATTTGGGTGGCACCGTGGCATCGCCTGCCGTTACCGGCCAGGCACTCCTCGGGGGCTTTGCTTCCGAAGTACCGAGTGCCGGCCTGAAGCTCAAGGATGGCCGCATTAGCGTCAATACCACCGATGCCACGAATTACGCCGTGGACGGCACGATTCGTTCGGGCGATGGCACGCTTGGCATCAAGGGCACCGCGGCGCTCGGCAAGGGCGCGCAGATACGGATGGGCATCGAGGGTTCGAAGTTCACGGCGGTGGATATCCCCGCAGCGAAAGCCGTGGTTTCACCGAACCTGACCATCGTGCAGGATGCGAAGGGCATGAACGTCACCGGCAAGGTCGGGATCGACATGGCCGATGTGAATGTCGAGCGCCTGCCGGGTGCCGGCGCCACCAAGGCATCGTCCGATGTGGTCGTGGTCGATGACACGGCGCAGGAAGCCGCAGAGGAGGCTTCGCCGATCAGCGCTGATATCAGTGTGGATCTCGGCCAGAAGCTGCACCTCGTGGGCTTCGGTATCGATGGCCGCATCACCGGCGTGCTCGATGTGCGCGAACGGCCAGGCCGTGCCACGACCGGCCAGGGCCAGGTCACGGTTGACGGTACGTACAAGGCCTATGGCCAGGACCTGAAAATCGAACAGGGCCAGCTGCTGTTCGCCAGCACCCCCATCGATAACCCGGGCCTCAATATCCGCGCGGCGCGCACGCTCAACCCGAATGCCACGGTCGATGAAGGCCAGAAAGTGGGTCTCTACGTTTCCGGTACGGCGCGCCGGCCCATCCTCACGGTGTTCTCGAACCCCGTGATGGAGCAGTCGGACGCCCTTTCCTACCTCGTCACCGGCAAGCCGCTCTCGCAGGTGAAGGGTGGCGAAGGCAACATGGTGGGCGCAGCGGCACAAGCGCTCGGCTCGGCCGCCGGCGATCTTCTCGCGAAGAGCGTTGGCTCACGTATCGGCGTCGACGACATCGGTGTGAGCAACAACGATGCCCTCGGTGGCACGTCCGCGTTCACCGTCGGCAAGTACCTCTCACCACGCCTCTACCTCAGCTACGGCGTCGGCCTGTTCGACCCCGGCCAAGTGATCACCCTGCGCTACCTCTTCAGCCACCGCTGGAACTTCGAAGCGCAGAACGCCACCGACTTCAGCCGCGCGAGCCTTAACTACCGGCTGGAACGCTGACGCGCCGCGCGCGTGTCCTTTGTGGCGCGCCTACGTATGAACCGGCACGCGCCTACAGACGGCCAACCGCAGACAGGGCACGCTTGCACCCTCATACGAAGCGAGGGGCCGCCATGATTGAGTGGATGATCGATGAACTGGACAGGGCCGCTGGCCGCACGATTCAGATTCCTGCGAGCTGCGAGCCAAGGCGTCTGGCGAGTGCCGCGGGAGTCGGCGCGCTCGTCGGGCTCAGCGGCTTTGCTGGCGGCCCGATTGTTGGAGTCCCTTCAGTGGCACTCAGCGCTAGCGGCGCAGCGACCTTGGGTTTGATCTATTGCGCCTTCGATTTGCAGGAGAGCAAACAATGAGTCGTTTCGTAGTTCGAGCGGTCGCCTCTGCATGGCGTTGGCATATCGCGCTTTTTGTTCCTACGTCGACCAGCTTTCGATACTGGCTTAGGGTGACATTTCTCTGGTTCGTGCCCATTTGCACGCTCCACCAGCTGTCCATGTCCGCCTTCTTCGACGCGGGTGGTCTCTCACAGCGCATCGTCGTCAGCCGCATTATCCTGGCGGTTGCTGTCGGCGCAGCGTTCAGCATTATCGGATGGCTTGGCAGCAACACGTTGCGTGCTGCGCGCAAGCTGATTTAACGCAGGGGGTCGCTCAGCGTGCGGAATGCAGGCGGTGCAGCAGTTCGGCTTCTGTCAGCGAGATGCCGCAGGTATCGGCGATGTCCTGCGGCGAGGCACCCTGGCGGGCAAGGCGCTGGGCGAGTGCAAGCGAGCGATCGCTTGCACCGCCCGATTCTGATGCCACGGTAACCGTCGGCTGGCGGCGGACCTGGTCTTCGATATCGCCAAGGCGATTCTCGAGGCGGCGGAGCATGCTGGCCAATTGATCTGGTTCGATGGCCGGGATAACCGGAACCGGCGTCGGTTCCAGCGTGGTGCTGGGCTCAACGGCGATGGGTACAGGCTTCATGGGCGCCTGATTCCCAAGACGCCGGAACAAGAACAGCAGGCCGATGAGGTTGATGACGGCGAGTGCGATCAGCACGTAACCAATGATGGCGGCGTTCATGCGGGTATGGGCTCCGGGATAGCGGGGACACGGTAGCGCATCGAACGGTCAGGCACTAGGGATAGCCCGCCGGCGCGCTCCTAGGCTCGGCAGAGCCGCGGCACATCTACCAGTGCGATAAACCCATCATCCCGTGCGATCACCCCGCTGACCGGGTCGTCGCGGCGGGCGGCGCGGCCTGGCGGTGGGGGTGCCACGTCGGCGGGATCGAACTGGAGCATTTCGCCGATCACGTCGATCAGCAGGCCGACCGTCGTGCCAGCGTCGTCGAACACGATAACGCGCTGGGCGTCCACATCATCGGCGCCTGCGCCCCCATCCAGGCCGAAACGGCGGCGGCCATCGAGTACCGGCACGATCTGGCCACGCAGGTTCACGATGCCGAGCACATCGGTCGGCGAGCCTGGGACCGGCGTGATGTCGCCGGGGCGGATTACTTCGCGTACCGCCGTCAGCGACACGGCATAACGCTGCCCTTTCAGGGAAAAGCCGAGCCAGGGGCTGCCGGCCTCGTGTTTCACTTCGTTCACGGGCCAAGCTCCTGTTCCAGCCATGCGATGAGTGCGGTGGTGCCGATGACACCACACCGCGGTTCTTTGGACATGCCCGCGAGCCACGGGCGGGTCGCGGCGCCATCGCGCCATAGCACGGTCGCGCTATCGATCTCGACTGGCTCGTCGGTGACTTCGCACGCCAGTGCCCAACGGCGATCCCCCAGCAGCACGAGCGTCGGCGCGTGAGCACCGGCCATGTCAGGCGACAGGATAGCCGCCAGATCAGCCACGCGGGCTTCGCCACTTGGGTGACGCCACCGGCCCAGGCAGATGGGGTTCGCGTTGCGCGGCGGCGTTAACGGCGGCATGGGCAACATATGGGTGATATCGGCCATGGGCACGGCGACTTTTACGCCAGCGGCGACACACAGCAAATAACGGGGCGATCGAGGCGCTTCACCGGCAACTTCGGCCGCCGGCGCGTTGCGCCAGGTCTCGATCGCAACGACCTGCACCTGCGCTGGCGAGGCATCGGCCGCGACAGGCGCGGGCGTCAGCAGCTCGGCGAGGTAATCGGCGACGATCTGCTCGGCGTCGTTCATATTGCCGATCACGCGGCCGCGTCCGTGACGGACGGCGCATCGGCTTTTGCCAGGAGCTCCGCTAGCAGCTGGCGGTAAGCCTGGCCGCCACGACGTGCGGCGGGCCACGAGGCGAGCGGTACACCCGCCGCGCTCGCCTCACGAATCTGTGTATCGGTAGGAATGACCGCCTCGCTGACGATCTCTCCGTACTGCTCACGCAATTGCGCAAGGCAAGCGCGCGATGCGTGCGTCCGCGCGTCGAACAGCGTGGGCACGATGGTCCGCGGCATGGGCTTGCCACGTGAACGCTCAATCATGGACAGGCTGCGCAGCATGCGCTCGAGGCCCGCCAGTGCCAGCGCTTCGGTCTGCGTGGGAACCAGCAGGCGATCGCTGGCGGCGAGCGCATTCACCATCAAGACGCCCAAGGTAGGCGGGCAGTCGAGCAGCACATGATCGAAATCCGGCGCCAGCTCGGCAAGTGCCTGGCTGAGCACGAGGCCCATGCCCGGCTTCGTGCCCAGGTGGCGATCGAGCGTAATCATGGCCGCCGAGGCCGGCAGGACACTCAGGCGATCCCATTGGGTAGCGTGCACCAGGGTACCGACCGGCAATGGCGTACCACTGACGCCGAACAGATCGTAGACGCTGCCGTGGGCACCGCCCTCCACGCCGATATAGCCCGAAAGCGATGCATGCGGATCCATGTCGACCAGCAGCGTGCGCTTGCCGTCGGCGGCGAGCATGCTGCCCAGCGACATCGCCGTCGTCGTTTTGCCGACGCCGCCCTTCTGGTTTGAAATAGCCCATACGCGCATCAGGGTGCGACTCCTTGCCCCGGCACGGGCGAAGGCGCGCCCTTGTCACTCATCACCACGATGACAACGCGGCGATTATGGTTGCGGCCATCGTCCGTCGTATTGGAGGCTGAAGGGCGGAATTCACCCCAGCCCATGATCCCGACGCGGTGCGGATCCACACCCTGTTCCGTAAGCAGGCGCGCCACGGTGGCCGCACGGGCGGCCGAGAGCTCCCAGTTCGACGGGAACGTCGCCGTGGCGATCGGCGTGTTGTCGGTATAGCCCTCGACACGCATGCTGTTAGGGAACGGCGCAAGAATGCCCGCCAGCTTGCGAATGACGTCTTCGGCCGCGGGCTGCAGCTTCGCGACGCCCACGGGAAACAGGATATCGGTGCGCACTTCGATCTCGAGCCAGTCGGGCGTCTGCCGTACGCTGACCAGGCTCTTGTCGATCAGCGGCTTCATCGCACGCTTCACTTCATCGGAGATCTGGCTGAGGCTGGCCTGCTCAACCTTGCCGACCGTCGCGTTATCCGCCGGGGCCGTCTGGTGCTTCTCTCCAGGCTGCGCTTCAGCGGCCGCACCCTCGTGACCCGGCAAAGGCAGGTTACGCGGCGGGATGGGCACATCGATCTTCGCGATGGGGCTGGCCGTGGGCGAACGGGTTTCGTTCGGCAACGGCACCTGGGTCGCCGGCGTGTTCGCCTGCACCGGCTCGATCACCTTGCCGGTGCCATTGAATGCTTCATTGATGGACGCCGCCATCACCCGGAACTTCGTTTCGTTCACGGCCGATACGGCGTACATCACCACGAAAAGTGCCAGCAACAACGTGATCAGGTCACCATAGGGAATGGCCCAACGCTCGTGGTTGATGTGTTCTTCGTGGTGGCGGCGCTTCACTGCAGGAACCCTTGCAGCTTGCTCTCGATGTGCCGCGGGTTATCGCCCTGCGCGATCGAGACGAGGCCTTCCACCAGGATTTCGCGCATTTGCGAGCGCTGGCGGGCGAGGCCCTTCAGGCGCGCCGCCATGGGCAGCGCGAGCAGGTTAGCCAGGCCAATACCATAGATGGTGGCGACGAACGCCGCGGCAATACCGTGGCCCAGCTTGCTGGGCTCGGCCAGGTTCTGCATGACGGCCATCAGGCCCATGACGGCACCGATGATGCCCATCGTCGGTGAATAGGCGCCGGCGTTCTCGAACACTTTTGCCGCTTCGATATCGATGTGTTCGCGGGTGAAGACTTCCACCTCGAGCACGGAGCGCATGGCATCCGGCTCGGTGCCATCCACCAAAAGCTGAAGCCCCTTCTTGATGAAGGGGTCCTGTTCGCGTTCGATGGCGGGCTCCAGGCCGAGCAGGCCGGTGCGTCGCGAGATTTCGCTCCAGCCGACGATACGGCTGACGAGGTTTTCCGATTCGATATCCGGCGGGCGGTACACCCATGGCAGCATGGCCCACGCGCGTTTCAGCACGGTGCCGGGGGTCTGCACGAGCAACGCGGCAAACGTGCCGAGGAAAACGATCACGAAGGCGGCCGGGTTCCACAGGGCATCGATGCTCGAGCCCTTCAGGATGGTCCCTACGATGATGACCACGAAAGCCAGGATCGTGCCGACGACGCTCACGATATCCATATCAGACAGCCATCCTCAGGCTGGGCAGCACCTGGCCACTGTCATCGGCCAGGCCTGCGAGGTCGAGTACAAGCGAGATGCGCCCGTCACCGGTGATGGTCGCGCCGGCCACGCCAGGCACTTCCTTCAGGAACGGGCCGAGCGGCTTGGCCATCACGTCTTCACGGCCGAGCACTTCATCCACCAGGCAGCCCAGCGTTTGATGGCCGATCTGCACGACGACCACATGGCCTCCCCTGCCCTTTACGCCCGCCCAGTTGCCCAGGTCAGCAAGCGGTAGCGCGCGGTTGCGGTGCGCGGCAACGATGCGGCCATCCAGCTCCTGCACCTGGCCTTCGGAGAGCTCAAAGACCTCGGCGACGTTGGACATGGGCAGGCTCAGCAGGCGGTTACCCACGCGGATCATGAGCACGCGCAGGATGGCGAGGGTCAACGGGACCGACAGGCGCACCGTGCTGCCATGGCCTACCCGTGAGTCGATCGACAGCGTACCGCCGAGTTCGACGATCTTGGTCTTGACCACGTCCATGCCGACGCCGCGGCCAGAGATATCCGATACCTGGCTGGCGGTGGAGAAACCCGGGCGAAACACGATCTCGTAGCATTCACGCTCATCGAGTCGTGCAGCCTGTTCTTCGTCCATCAGGCCCTTCTCGACGGCCTTGCGACGCAGGACCTCGGGATCCATGCCCTTGCCATCGTCGGTGACCGTAATGACGATGCGATCGCCATACTGTCCGGCGGCGAGGCGCACCGTGCCAGAACGTGACTTACCAGCCTGCTCGCGCACATCGGGCATTTCAATGCCGTGGTCCACGGCGTTGCGCAGCAAATGCACGAGCGGATCGGCCAGCGCTTCGACCACGGTGCGGTCGATATCGGTGTCTTCACCCTCGGTGACGAGTTCGATTTCCTTGCCCAACTGGCGTGCCAGGTCGCGCACGATGCGCGGGAAACGGGAGAACAGCTTGCCGACCGGCTGCATGCGCATGCGCAGCACGGCGTTCTGCAGGTCTTCGGCCACGCGCTCGAGTTCACCGATGGCGCGCTCCATCGGATCGTTGGTGCCACGCGGCGCTAGGTTCGTCAGGCGGTTGCGAACCAGGACGAGTTCGCCGGCCGCATCGACCAGGCTGTCGAGGCGGTGTGTGTCGACGCGGACCGTGGTGTCGGCGGCGGCAGTGGGTTGACGTTTTTCGGTGGCGGGCGCGGGTTTCGGTTTGGTCGCTGTAACGGCTGGTGCTTCGACCGGCGACGTCGCGGCAATCGGAGTGGCTGCGGGCGACGTGTGAGCAGGGGCGTCGTTGATCGCGGGCGAGCCCGCTCCTAGAGGGGTTTCGCCATTCGCGGACGGTGCGGCTGCCGATGGGTCAGCGGTGCCGCTGGGGGCGCCGGTGCCGTAGAGCTGGTCGAGCAACGCTTCGAACTCGTCGTCGCTGATAGTGTTGCTTTCGGGCGCGGGGGCGGCCGCTTCTGCAACCGGCTCGGCGGGCGCCACGGCATCGGCACCGGGGGCGCCCGTGCCGTACAGCGAATCGAGCAGCGATTCGAATTCGTCGTCGGAGATGGTGCCGGACTCAACCGGTGCAGGTGCACGTTCGGTGCGCGCTGCGTCGAGCATCGCCTCGAACTCATCTTCGATGGGGTCGTACGCCTTGGCTGGTGCCGATACCGCAGCGGCCTTTGGCGCGCTGACAGGTACGGCGAGCGCGACCGGCGCCGCCGATGCCGCGCGGCCGGGTACGACCAGGCGATCGAGCAGCGAACGCGGCGCAGGCTCGGCCGGCACCCCGGCATCGGCCGCACGCATCATGTCGTTCAGCAGATCGAGCGACTCGAGCAAGGCATCCATCAAGGCAGCATTGAGCACGAGCGCGCCATTACGCGCCTCGTTCAGCAGATCCTCCGCACGGTGGCACAGTTCCACCATGGCGTTCAGGCCAAGGAAGCCCGCACCGCCCTTCACGGTATGGAACGCACGGAACACCGCGTTCAGGAGCTCGCTATCCTCCGGCGAGGCCTCGAGATCCACGAGCTGTTCGCCCAGGGTCTCAAGTAGTTCGCGGGCCTCGATCAGGAAGACGTTGAGCAGCTCGTTGTCCAGCTCCACGCTCATGGCGGGCTCAGAAACCGAATTCGCTGAGCAGGCGATCCACTTCGTCCTGGCTGACCTTGTCGGCGGCGGGCGCATTGGCACCTGCCAGCGAACCGGTCAGGCGCACCAGCTCCACCAGCGAGTTTTCGACCTTGGCCATGAAGGCCTCGACCTGGGCAACGCGCTGGCCGGAAAGATCCTGCCAGGACTGCGCTTCCACCATTTCGCCGAAGCCGATATCGCAGTTCTGGGCAAAATCACCCACGCGCACCGCCAGCGACGTGGCATTGGCGGTGAATGCGGGATCGGCCTGGTCGAGCACGAGAAGCTCGTCGGCCTGCCTGGCGAGCGCCTGTGCCTGCGGGCGAAGTTTCTCACTGAAGTCGAGCGTGCGATGCGCCGCCTGCGAGCTCATCTCGAGCACATCGCGCAGGTGTTTGCGCGCATCGCTCATGGTGCCAGGCACGCCATCGCTGGAAATATCCGAAGCAAGGCGGCGGGCGGATTCGTGCAGGTCGCGTGCGAGGTGGCCCAGGGCCAGGAACAAATGCTGTTCGCGGCTGCGCAGCAGGCGATCGAGCGCTTGCTCGAAGGCCGCGCTGTCGTCGGCATCGAGTAGCTCGCGCAGTTCGGGTGCCACGTCCTGGCCAGCGGAAATCATCGTATTCATGTTAGTCCCTTAGCCCGCGGCCGCGGCGAGGCGTTCAAAGATCTTGTCGAGCTTTTCCTTGAGCGTGACAGCCGTGAACGGCTTCACGACGTAACCATTCACGCCGCTCTGCGCGGCGGCAATGATCTGGTCGCGGTTGTTCTCGGCGGTCACCATCAGCACCGGCAGCGATTTCAGGTTGGCGTCCGCGCGGATGGCCCGGAGCAGGTCGATGCCGGTCATGTTCGGCATGTTCCAGTCGGTGACCACCAGATCGATCGGCTGCGAGCGCAGCAGTGCCAGCGCCGCGTTACCGTCCTCCGCTTCCTGGATGAGCGTGTTGGTGAAACCCAGCTCTACCAGCAAGTTACGGACGATTCGCCGCATGGTGGAGAAATCGTCCACCACGAGGATTTTCATGTTCTTGTCCAAAGCGCTCTCCGCCTTACAGCCGCGTATTTCTTAGTGTTTGTCTTTCCAACCCGACATGCGAGCCCGGAGACGGATCAGGGCCTGGCCATGGATCTGGCACACGCGCGATTCGCTAACTCCCAGCACCGCACCGATTTCCTTCAGGTTGAGTTCTTCATCGTAGTACAGCGACATCACCAGCTTTTCGCGCTCGGGCAGCCCGTCGATCGATTCGGCGAGCGCGCTGCGCATGCCGTCCTGCTCGAACAAGCCATCCGGGCCCGAAGCGTCCGGGTCGGCAACGTCGATGGCGGAACCTTCGTCGCCCTCGGGCGCCGTCAGGCTCAGCAACCGCGCGCTCGCCGCGTCTGCCAGGATCTGGTTGTATTCCATGGCGTCGATGCCGAGGCGCTTCATCACCTCAAGATCGTCGGCATCGCCACCGGTTTCGTTCTCAATCTGCCTCGTTACTTCCGCCACCTCGCGCAATTTCCTGTGGACAGAGCGCGGGGTCCAGTCCGTCTTGCGCAGTTCATCCAGCATGGCGCCACGTATGCGGATACCCGCATAGGTTTCGAAGCTGGCCGCGCGCGTCGGCGAATAATTCCTTGCCGCCTCAAGCAAACCGATCATGCCAGCCTGCATCAGGTCGTTTGCATCGACG
Above is a genomic segment from Luteibacter aegosomatissinici containing:
- a CDS encoding flagellar motor protein; the protein is MDIVSVVGTILAFVVIIVGTILKGSSIDALWNPAAFVIVFLGTFAALLVQTPGTVLKRAWAMLPWVYRPPDIESENLVSRIVGWSEISRRTGLLGLEPAIEREQDPFIKKGLQLLVDGTEPDAMRSVLEVEVFTREHIDIEAAKVFENAGAYSPTMGIIGAVMGLMAVMQNLAEPSKLGHGIAAAFVATIYGIGLANLLALPMAARLKGLARQRSQMREILVEGLVSIAQGDNPRHIESKLQGFLQ
- a CDS encoding ParA family protein — protein: MRVWAISNQKGGVGKTTTAMSLGSMLAADGKRTLLVDMDPHASLSGYIGVEGGAHGSVYDLFGVSGTPLPVGTLVHATQWDRLSVLPASAAMITLDRHLGTKPGMGLVLSQALAELAPDFDHVLLDCPPTLGVLMVNALAASDRLLVPTQTEALALAGLERMLRSLSMIERSRGKPMPRTIVPTLFDARTHASRACLAQLREQYGEIVSEAVIPTDTQIREASAAGVPLASWPAARRGGQAYRQLLAELLAKADAPSVTDAAA
- a CDS encoding chemotaxis protein CheA; translation: MSVELDNELLNVFLIEARELLETLGEQLVDLEASPEDSELLNAVFRAFHTVKGGAGFLGLNAMVELCHRAEDLLNEARNGALVLNAALMDALLESLDLLNDMMRAADAGVPAEPAPRSLLDRLVVPGRAASAAPVALAVPVSAPKAAAVSAPAKAYDPIEDEFEAMLDAARTERAPAPVESGTISDDEFESLLDSLYGTGAPGADAVAPAEPVAEAAAPAPESNTISDDEFEALLDQLYGTGAPSGTADPSAAAPSANGETPLGAGSPAINDAPAHTSPAATPIAATSPVEAPAVTATKPKPAPATEKRQPTAAADTTVRVDTHRLDSLVDAAGELVLVRNRLTNLAPRGTNDPMERAIGELERVAEDLQNAVLRMRMQPVGKLFSRFPRIVRDLARQLGKEIELVTEGEDTDIDRTVVEALADPLVHLLRNAVDHGIEMPDVREQAGKSRSGTVRLAAGQYGDRIVITVTDDGKGMDPEVLRRKAVEKGLMDEEQAARLDERECYEIVFRPGFSTASQVSDISGRGVGMDVVKTKIVELGGTLSIDSRVGHGSTVRLSVPLTLAILRVLMIRVGNRLLSLPMSNVAEVFELSEGQVQELDGRIVAAHRNRALPLADLGNWAGVKGRGGHVVVVQIGHQTLGCLVDEVLGREDVMAKPLGPFLKEVPGVAGATITGDGRISLVLDLAGLADDSGQVLPSLRMAV
- a CDS encoding protein phosphatase CheZ is translated as MNTMISAGQDVAPELRELLDADDSAAFEQALDRLLRSREQHLFLALGHLARDLHESARRLASDISSDGVPGTMSDARKHLRDVLEMSSQAAHRTLDFSEKLRPQAQALARQADELLVLDQADPAFTANATSLAVRVGDFAQNCDIGFGEMVEAQSWQDLSGQRVAQVEAFMAKVENSLVELVRLTGSLAGANAPAADKVSQDEVDRLLSEFGF
- a CDS encoding RNA polymerase sigma factor FliA — its product is MSVASEYLEITKVPADQLVKTHAPLVRRIAYHLMGRLPPSVDANDLMQAGMIGLLEAARNYSPTRAASFETYAGIRIRGAMLDELRKTDWTPRSVHRKLREVAEVTRQIENETGGDADDLEVMKRLGIDAMEYNQILADAASARLLSLTAPEGDEGSAIDVADPDASGPDGLFEQDGMRSALAESIDGLPEREKLVMSLYYDEELNLKEIGAVLGVSESRVCQIHGQALIRLRARMSGWKDKH
- the cheY gene encoding chemotaxis response regulator CheY, giving the protein MDKNMKILVVDDFSTMRRIVRNLLVELGFTNTLIQEAEDGNAALALLRSQPIDLVVTDWNMPNMTGIDLLRAIRADANLKSLPVLMVTAENNRDQIIAAAQSGVNGYVVKPFTAVTLKEKLDKIFERLAAAAG
- a CDS encoding chemotaxis protein CheW codes for the protein MNEVKHEAGSPWLGFSLKGQRYAVSLTAVREVIRPGDITPVPGSPTDVLGIVNLRGQIVPVLDGRRRFGLDGGAGADDVDAQRVIVFDDAGTTVGLLIDVIGEMLQFDPADVAPPPPGRAARRDDPVSGVIARDDGFIALVDVPRLCRA
- the motD gene encoding flagellar motor protein MotD, with the protein product MKRRHHEEHINHERWAIPYGDLITLLLALFVVMYAVSAVNETKFRVMAASINEAFNGTGKVIEPVQANTPATQVPLPNETRSPTASPIAKIDVPIPPRNLPLPGHEGAAAEAQPGEKHQTAPADNATVGKVEQASLSQISDEVKRAMKPLIDKSLVSVRQTPDWLEIEVRTDILFPVGVAKLQPAAEDVIRKLAGILAPFPNSMRVEGYTDNTPIATATFPSNWELSAARAATVARLLTEQGVDPHRVGIMGWGEFRPSASNTTDDGRNHNRRVVIVVMSDKGAPSPVPGQGVAP
- a CDS encoding DUF2802 domain-containing protein encodes the protein MNAAIIGYVLIALAVINLIGLLFLFRRLGNQAPMKPVPIAVEPSTTLEPTPVPVIPAIEPDQLASMLRRLENRLGDIEDQVRRQPTVTVASESGGASDRSLALAQRLARQGASPQDIADTCGISLTEAELLHRLHSAR